In Nitrospira sp. MA-1, the genomic window AGATATCCCAACGGTGAAGGAACTCCGTGCGAACATGGTTTAAAACAGATACTCGATCGTTCATTGGGGGTTCACCGAGAATGGTAACGAGCCCTGTTCCGGTGTATTCGGGATAGAGGTCAATCCCTCCAGTTTTTAACGCTTCAAAGCAGACTTGAGTGCCGGCGAGTCCCAGGCGACGCGTGACGGTTAATTCCGTACGGGCCTCAATGAGTTGAGCAAACATTTCCGCCAGGAGACGGCTTTCCATAAAGTTCTTTGATCCCACCACAATGGTGTCAGAGGCCCAGACCGGAAGGGAAAGAGAATAGAGCAGGCCAAGGATTCCGACCACGAATCCTATAAGGATCTTCCCTCTGCGTTGTCTGATGGGATAGGTGTTCACCACCTGCCTATTCACCCCGATGAGCGTGATAATGCTGAACGAGCAAATGAACATAGGGTGTGGCCGGAGAATGGAGAATTTCGCGTGGAGTCCCGATTTGCTCAATGTGTCCTTTTTTGAGAATGGTGATCCGGTCGCCTAACCGGAAGGCTTCTGACATGTCATGGGTCACAAGGACCATCGTTTTTTTCAACCTGCCTTGAAGCGAGAGAAACTGGTCCTGTAGGTCATGGCGGGTGAGCGGATCCAACGCTCCAAAAGGTTCATCGAGCAGGACGATGGGCGGATCGGCTGCCAAGGCACGTGCGACGGCCACGCGCTGCCGCTGTCCCCCTGAGAGTTCAATGGGGTAGCGTTCCGCAATTTGCGAAGGATCCAGATTCACGAGAGATAGGAGCATGTCGACTCGTTTGAGTTGCTGTTCCGATGTCCACCCTAATAAGTGAGGGACGAGGCAGACATTTTGTTTGATAGTCCAGTGAGGGAAGAGCCCGCCATCTTGCGGGACATACCCCAGCTGTCGACGGAGTTGAATGGGGTCCTGTAAGCAGGCAGACTTACCTTGAATGACGACGGTCCCGGCTGTTGGTTCTATCAGCCGATTCAGGAGCCGCAAAAAAGTGGTTTTGCCTGATCCGCTCTCACCAATCAGCGCCATGGTTTCCCCTTCCTTCACCTGCCATTCAATATTTTGAAGCGCATAGGTGCCATCCGGGAATTGTTTGCTAACCTGCTGGATTTCCAGTGCCCCCGGCTTCATAAAGATAAGTTTCCTGGTGTGGGGTTTGACGGAGCATAAATGGTGTGGTGATGGAAATGGATCATCGTCATGAGGCAGGTGCGGAGAATTACCCATGGCCAGGATACCAGGGTTCGAGGGGAGAGACTAGCCACGTATCAACACCGGTTGCAATGCTGATATAGGCAATGCCTCTATAATGTTGAGGATAAGCAGGAAGAACAGGATGCAAGTGTGCCAATTCGCTCATGCTGCCCTATTCACCTTCGCACGGTTTTTTTACAAGAGTTCCTTCATCTACTGTCTCTGAAACCAAATGGCGAAATGTATGGGGAAATTTCTTGGCTTTTGGCTTATTGGAAATAGGCATAGTGGTTGCACAGAACCAAAGTTTGTAGTCTGAGGAAAAAGACGAAAATCTAACTACGGAATCGCATAACTGGTTTCTGAATTTATTTCTTCCTAGGAGATTCGAATGAACGCCCACCTAATTGGAAACTCTCATAGCGTTGAAAGTCCGACCTTGACCCATGAACCTGGAGGCTGTTGCCGGTGTGGTGGATTCATGTATAGGGAGCCTGTCGTTGATTCAGGTGAAAATGAAATGGAATTTATGGCCGCTCGCTGTCTGCAATGTGGAGATGTCGTGGATCCGGTTATTCTCATGAATCGATCAGGGAAACAAGTTTTGAGTAGTAGCACTGGAAGGGCTCGGCATTGAATCTTCACATGATTTATGCGGGGCTAGAATTGAGAAAGGCCACCGGCTGGAAAGCAAAATTCCATAAATGTGAGCACCTTGATGGGGCACGATGTTGTGAGTTTCGATTTAAAGGCAAAAAATCTTAATGCTCGGTATTCAGAATTTGAACCTGGCCTCCCGGAAAGCGGTCAGCGCATATTGGTTTTGGGTGTTGACCTTAAGACATGGACTGGGTTGACCGACAGTCTGTGGGATTTAGGGTTTACGCTTAAACGTCTTTCCTCTTCCTTGCATGAATTGGATCAACTGAAGGATATCATTGTCGATGGTATATTGTGGGACTTGGAATCGAGTTCCCTGAAGGGTTTGGCTGTCGTGTCTCAGCTTCGCGGAAGAACACCTGTCCTCCCAGTGATGGTCATCTCGAGCCCCTCAAACAAAGAGCTGCTGATAAAGGCTCTTGAAAATGGGGCGATGGATTTTATTATAAAACCCATAGATCACACGGAACTCCGAAACAAATGTGTGCGGTTGTTTGGATAGAGGATGAGACCCATAAAATAAGGTAATTTCAGGGAGGAACCATCATGATACCCGTATGGGTTGCCGACTCCCAGAAACTTTCCCAGGAAAATACATCTGTAAGCGTACAGTCGCAGGAGAAATTGAATGGGATAAAACCTGGATTTTTAAGCCCTGTTTCTATTCTGGTTGTCGACGACAGTGTTGAATGTCGCATGATACTCCGCATAGCAATAGAACGAGAGGGTTATCGTTGTGTGGAGGCAGCAGATGGAGTGGCCGCGCTCAGGGTATTTCAGGAAAGGACGATTGATTTCATTATCACGGATTTTGAAATGCCACATATGAATGGATGCGAATTTCTTGAAGTGTTATCCAGAGCGGCCATCAGTCGTCCTCCTGCGGTAATGATTACGGGAAACCTTGAGGATTCTGTGCGAATCAGAGCGATGCAGGCCGGGGCATTGGCCGTCCTCTCAAAGCCTTTTGAACAAAAGAGGATTTTGGAAATGGTTCGGGACGTCGTGCATCGGAAGCAAGAGGCCCTTCCTTGAAGGTTTACCACTTCATCCCGGGAATGGGGGCCTTGATCCATTGCCATTGGGAATGTATGGGGTAAGGAGAGCCGCATAATGACCATTCTGGCCGAATAATCAACTCAATAAATGAAGTCTAAGTAGTGAGTTCTGCCCCTGGGTTGCCCTCTTCTTAAAATCATTGCTCCCTTCTTACCTACCTCCGTTGGCAATTGAAATGGGAAGGTATTCGCAATAAAAAGATATGGAGGTAAAATGCGCCCGGAGAGGGGAAGGATATGAGGCTCAGGAAATGGTTGCCTTTTGCCCAAGTTCATGAAGGGTGTATTTGCCGGATCAAATTAATGTTCATGACAGTCTTTGAGAATGCAACTCGTCGGTACCCTGGATTGCAAAGCTTGGAAGGGGATAGCGTATAGCGGCCGTCGTCTCAGGATTTTTGATCAACCGGGCAGAGGACCACTGAATCGGACAGGGAGATTAGGAGCGGTCCAGGATCAGTGGAAAGACCAGAGACAATTCCTCTTTTTCTTGTACGGCTGAGCGGTCTCCGCCAAAGTAGCGCTTCAAGTGTAGATAAGGTACCAGCAGGGGTGGTTGACCGGTTGAGGCGCTGAGACATCCGGTTGGTATCGGCAGATGAAATAATGACATATCTTGTGCACTAAGAGTCTAGTATTCCAAGCATGCAAAATTGCGCTCCGTGTTTAGGCCTCCCTAGATGTCATGTGAGGGCAGGCACAAAGAACATATCAATGACCTAAGCTGCCTGAATTCTCCAAGGGACCGAACCTTCCGGGATATTAATAGAGGAAAAGATTCCTCTCGTTCTGACTAGACTTAACCATTGTCCCTGAAAAATCTTTCGGTTCACCACCTCGAACCAACCGTTTTTTGGGCTCAACTCTTCTGTTGCATTATCGAGTCAAAACAACTGTAGAAACAACAAAGATCAATTGCAAAATGCCTCCAAGAACATTTAAAAGCCTGGTCACTCCATCCTCTAGGTTAAGGTAGAATGGGTTAATTCGTTTCACAACAGGCTTTCACGAGTGGAGTTTTGGAGAGGGTTCATTATGAAATGGGTGACGGGTAACCCTGGGGAGTGAGAAGATCTCGGTGGATGCGAAGTTATCATGACAGGACATAGCCCATATTTTTGTGTTTGGATAATGGAAATGGGGAGAGCGGTGGTCCAGCATGGGATGGATTGGGCTGAAACCTTTGCAAAAGGTAGGCTGGCCATATTCAGTTGTTTCATGCGAGAAAGTCCCCAAACGCGCTAAAGCACCAAGCCAGGTATTTGGGGGGCTTGTCTCATTTTTGAGTGCTACAGGAAGCAATCATGGAAGACAAAGGGTTCTTATCATCTACCGATAGTCACTTATTGAAGAATTCCGACCAAGAATTGAAGCGGACCTTACACGATCTCCGGGAACGGGTGAAGGAACTAACCGCTCTTCATTCCACCACGCAATTGTTTCACAACGAAGACTTATCGACTCAGGAATTGCTTCAGTGCATTGCTGATCTCATTCCGCCTTCCTGGCAATACCCTGAAGTCACAGCCGCCCGGATTCGTTTCGGACATCTGGAAATTACGACGCCTAATTTTGTGTTATCCCCGTGGACCCAGCGGGAGGATTTTATTTGCCGGGATGGAACGACGGGTGAAATTGAGGTCGCGTATCTGGAGGAACGTCCGGCAGAAGTTGAAGGCCCCTTCCTGCAAGAGGAGCGAAATTTATTGCACTCACTTGGAGAGATGGTCCGTCTGCAGTTGGATCGCAAGCGGACGCAAGCTGCTCTTCGTGAGGCGCATGATGTGCTTGAGCAGCGGGTGCTGGACAGAACATCCGAGCTCACGACGGCCAATCTGTTACTGTCGCGGGAAGTGGCACAACGGAAAGAAGCTGAAGCGAAATTGGAGAAATTGATTGCGGAGATCCAGAGGAATCATGATGATCTCATTGCTATTTTGAATCAATTGCATATTGGAACTGCCTTGACCGACCAGGATGGAAAGGTGACCTTTCTGAGTCAGGCGGCACAACAGTTATGCGGAAAGGCGAATTTCCCTCATTCAGGTGAGTCGTGGCAAGCGTTGTTTGACGATCCCTCCTATCATGCTCAAATCGAGGATATGGTGAATCGGCCTACCGGAGAACGGGAGAGAATCTTAGTGCGCATGCCCGCGGTTGGTGGAGAATGTACCCGTTGGATCAATGTGGATGTGAGGGATGATCCACGAGACCCGGAACGGAAAATGTTTTTCTTGTACGATGCTTCGGAGGTGCAGACCCTTCGTCAACTATTGGGAGAAACGGGAAAATATCAGGATCTTATTGGCACCAGCCATTCCATGCAATTGGTTTTTCAGCAGATCCAGGATTTTTCCCGTGTAGATTCAACCATTCTTATTGAGGGGGAAACCGGAACCGGAAAGGAACTGGTCGCTCGTGCCATTCACCAAGCCAGCCACCGGAATGCGTTTCCCTTTATTGCGGTGAATTGTGCGGGGTTAACTGAAGCACTGGTCGCCAGCCAATTATTTGGGCATAAGCGAGGGGCTTTTACAGGAGCGGTATCAGATCAACAGGGTTTAATCGAAGCCGCTGAGGGCGGAACCTTGTTTCTGGATGAAATCGGCGATATTCCGCTCACCGTCCAAACCAGTCTGCTTCGGGTTCTGCAAGAATGGGAAATTACCCGTCTTGGGGAGTCCCGGCTTCGGAAAGTGGATGTTCGTGTGCTTGCGGCCACACATCATAATCTTGCCAATGATGTCACTGCGGGGACTTTCCGGGCTGACCTGTTGTATCGGATCCGGGTCGGAAGAGTGTTGCTGCCAGCGCTGCGGGAGCGACGGGAAGATATCCCATCATTAATCAGCCATTTTCTGAACCAATATCGGGCGACAACAGGAAGACCTGTTGAGGCCGTGAGTAATGAAGCTCTCCGGCTGTTGATCGCCTATGCATGGCCTGGAAACGTTCGCGAACTTAAACATGCCATTGAATTCGCCGTCATTCGATGTCCTCAAACGATTATTCGACCTCAAGATTTACCGCCGGAGGTGTTTGATCAGGATGAAAGACTTCTCGTGATGCCTTCTGAAGAAATGACTCCAAGCCATGAGAAGGAGAAGATACTCTCTGCATTGAAGCAGACGGGAGGGAACCGTTCGGCTGCCGCCAAGCTGCTTGGGATCGCCCGTCTCACTTTGTATCGTCGCATGTCACGCCTCGGAATTTCTGCCCGCCGTTAAACTACTTCCTTATTGAAAGCTTTCTTGGGAGGGGCCGTTGTATGTTCTGGCTCTATCTCTGACCAGTTCGACTCAAATAACCTGAGCCGCCAAGTCAGGATGAGAGGCGATGAAAAAGGGGAGAAGCCCGAGCTGGCGAGATCTTTCAACACTTCTTTTGTGTTCCTCACCTCTATGAAACGGATGATGGTATTACGTTCCACATCGTCTGGTTGAGAAGTAACCTGCGATTCCCAAAAACATTCCGGGCGCATGATGAATGCAATAATGAGATGTAACTTAATGTAACTAGTTGTTACAGAACTGTTTCACAATGATGTTACTTTGTAACAAAAAAAATGATTATTGATTTCATTGTAAGTGTTTGCAGTCAAAAGAAAATTAATGTTTTTGGCCTGCTGGCATCTAAATTGGATTGGAAGGCAATTGTGGGTAAAAACATTGTTTGCGATTTACTGCATACGTTTTCCAGTGTTACGGGTCTGGAAGGAGGAAGTTATGAATAAAAACACATTCATTCCATTTTTTCTGGTGGTGATGCTCCTAGGCCTTCCGCAATTTGTCCTGGCTAGTGAGGGCAGTCAAAAACAGAATTCTTCCTGGAAACTTGAAATGCAAGGGTGGTCGATTCAGGATCACATGGCTGCGGCAAAGGATAAAGAGGCTGAAGCCCAATCTCTACGGAGCCGTGTCCGCCATTTGGGGGAGCGCATAGCCCATTTTGAGAAAAAGCCCCACTTCGACCCGAAGGGGATTCAGAGAAATTCCATGAAACTTATTGCCTCGACTTTGACGGAGGAATTGAATCGTTTAAATAAAGAGATTGCCTGGCATTTTCGGCAAGCCGACCATGCCAAACTTATAGAGTAATGGAAAGTGCCTGTATGGGTAGGGATATAAATGAATATCTGTCAGCGTTTCCAAGAATAGAGGAGGGCATGAAGGAGCATCCCTGTGCAGGGATAGAGAGAGGTATCCTGTTTCGGATTTGGTTTTGTGCCTAACGGATATGTCAGGTATTTCTGCCAACCATAGGCTGCTCGACCGCTAGGGCATACAATTTTGATTGATACTGTTGGGAGCCTGGCATGAACAAGGGCAGTTGTGGGTTGATGAAGTTTTGGCGAGTCTTTGAGGGCACAGGTTCCTCATCGTCCTCTTGGGAGTGGGGGACTGGTGTCGGGCGTTACGCCAAAAGCGTCCTTTAACTCTTCGAAATACCTTCTATCAGCGACATTGTGCCTTATAGCTTTAGCTTTGCCAATATTGGCTATCGAGGATTGACCTTCCCTGATCCACCTTAATACAGGTTCAGACGTAACTTTCATGCTTAACGAATCATTGTAGTTTGACAAAATGAAACAGCGAGCCCCCAGAATAATGGGGAATTTTGAAGGATCGGTCTGGCTATCAGTATCTCCCGTTTGAGCCCAATCTGGTGCTCCGTTGGTGAATGGTTTTGCGGTTATATTGCCACTGGAACAATTTAGACAATCGACTCGCCGAACTAAACCATAATTTTAATCTCCCTAGCTTTTGAGCGAACCCCTTTTTTTTGGCGGAAGAAGCCGCCTTTCATGCAGCAGTAAAAGGTCTATTCTCGTAGGAGTATGTTTGGCGAAGCCCTGATGCGCACGCACGGGACGGTCAAGCTCTTAATCTGTATGGTCTAATGCTTTTGTTTGAAGAGCTTAGGTGAGTCGCCAGAGTGGAACCCAATGTTCTTCGCAGAAATATCCTTCCCGAATGCCGATCATGGCTTCAAGATTTCCAGGCTTGCTGGTCTTCATCTTCTATGGCCGGTTCCGGTTTTATGTGACTGAGTATAAACACGTAAAAGTGCCAATATTTAGGGTATCTGAGAAAGACGAAAAGTGTAACTGCATGTAACACATAGGAACACTTTTGTTTCATTTGTATGTTACATGCATTACATAATTATTGTGCGAAATGAATTTTAAGTTGTTGATTTTAAAATGAAATTATATGTAAGTCTTATTGGCATATAAATTGGATAATGACGTAGAGGGATGGAAATTTCGCCAATGCTAACTGGGCAAGTTCGATGAACTCTGGTTCATCGAAGAATAAAGGAGGGGATATGAATAAAAAGATACTTTTACCACTTTTCCTTATGGGGATGCTCTTCGGCCTTCCACAATTTGTCTTGGGTGCTGAGACCAGTCAAGAACAAAGTTCTGCCTGGAAAGCTGAAACGCAAGGGTGGTCGATTCAAGATCATATGACTGCGGCCAAAGCTAAAGAAGGAGAATTCCAGGATCTACAGAGCCGCGTTCAGCAACTGGAAGCGAGAATAGCCCATTTTGAAAAAAAGCCCCACTTTGACCCGAAGGGGATGCGGAGAAATTCCATGAAACTTATTGCCTCGACTTTGAAAGGGGATTCTGAAATTTTGAATGAGAGGATCGCCTGGCATAATAGGCAATCGGATCAAGCCAGTCTGCGGGAGTAGTGGTCTACTGAATGATTTAGTTGGAATTGTCAAAAAATGTCTAATGGCGTTCTTTGGAACGGGGAGGTTACTAATATCCCCGTTCCTTAAGAAAGAATAAGTTCTCTCGTTGTGTTGTCCTTGTGCCTGACCTAAGTGTCAGGCATTTTTTTTTTCTGCTAAGTCGACTGCCATGGGTTCGTTTTCTATCACGCCATGATGACTTGAAAGTGACCAAGTTGCTTCATTTGGCGAATGAGACCGGGAGAGAACCTTTCCTCGATATCTACCAAAGCAGTGCCTAAGAAAAGAGGAATGATAAGAGGCTAGAGTATGATAGATCCATACGATAGATAGATGAGCGATTAAGCACGGTATCCCAGTGCAATTCCGCTCAATTTCTTAGTTCGAACATGAAGTTTTTTTAATAAAATTTCCTTAATTAGAACAAGTCATTACACTAGCCGAATGATATAATGAGCGATCTGGTCTTGGGAGTCATTAAGCTAAGAAAAAAATAATAAATCGGACTTAAACTTTATCTCTGGTTGGGCGACCATGACGACAAGAGGAATAGGTCTTGGTATGCAAAAATAAACGGTTGATGGCTTGGTAATTCCCGGCTCTTTTTGAAAAGAAATAAAGCTCTATAAATTTTGACCATGACTGACTTTTTACTTTCAAAATTTTTCGATATTTCGGTCTTAACAAAGGGTTATGAATAGTGATGGCTTTCTTGGTATTAGCCGACAGTATTTCAGGGAATATGACCGTGTTGAGAAAATTTACCGTAAGGTCATGATCCTTCTCACTTATGCTTGAGAGTGCGTGAAGGGATTAGTGATGAAATTTGATATGACTCACCAAACCGATCAAGTTGGCCGGCACTTTTATCAAACCTTGCTGGAAGTTACGAATGTCTTAAATTCCCAGCGGAATACAGAAGATTTGTGGAAAGCCATTACGGGACACATCAAAAAGGTGATCTCGTGGGAGCGCGCGGGTATTACGTTGTATCACCATGATATAGATGCCTTTCGGTTTTACGCGGTGGAAACGAGTATGCCTGTGGTGAAGTTGAAATGTGATGCCATTATTCCTCGAGAAGGAAGTGCCATGGGATGGGTGTATGGTCACCGGCGTCTTCACATACGTCCCCATTTACAACGAAACCCGGTATTTTTAGAGGATGCATTTTACCAGGAAGAGGGTTTAGGCAGAATGATCAATATTCCCTTAATAGTCGGGGATAATTGTTTTGGGTCTTTGAATATCGGCAGCGTGGAATCGGGGGAACCTGATCCGGAAAATGTCTTGTTTTTGCGCCAAGTGGCCACCCAAATTGCCTTCGCCGTTGATCTTGTGCGGGCCTATGAAGAGATCAACCATCTGAAAGAACAACTC contains:
- a CDS encoding response regulator; its protein translation is MIPVWVADSQKLSQENTSVSVQSQEKLNGIKPGFLSPVSILVVDDSVECRMILRIAIEREGYRCVEAADGVAALRVFQERTIDFIITDFEMPHMNGCEFLEVLSRAAISRPPAVMITGNLEDSVRIRAMQAGALAVLSKPFEQKRILEMVRDVVHRKQEALP
- a CDS encoding ATP-binding cassette domain-containing protein, which codes for MKPGALEIQQVSKQFPDGTYALQNIEWQVKEGETMALIGESGSGKTTFLRLLNRLIEPTAGTVVIQGKSACLQDPIQLRRQLGYVPQDGGLFPHWTIKQNVCLVPHLLGWTSEQQLKRVDMLLSLVNLDPSQIAERYPIELSGGQRQRVAVARALAADPPIVLLDEPFGALDPLTRHDLQDQFLSLQGRLKKTMVLVTHDMSEAFRLGDRITILKKGHIEQIGTPREILHSPATPYVHLLVQHYHAHRGE
- a CDS encoding response regulator, which translates into the protein MGHDVVSFDLKAKNLNARYSEFEPGLPESGQRILVLGVDLKTWTGLTDSLWDLGFTLKRLSSSLHELDQLKDIIVDGILWDLESSSLKGLAVVSQLRGRTPVLPVMVISSPSNKELLIKALENGAMDFIIKPIDHTELRNKCVRLFG
- a CDS encoding sigma 54-interacting transcriptional regulator yields the protein MEDKGFLSSTDSHLLKNSDQELKRTLHDLRERVKELTALHSTTQLFHNEDLSTQELLQCIADLIPPSWQYPEVTAARIRFGHLEITTPNFVLSPWTQREDFICRDGTTGEIEVAYLEERPAEVEGPFLQEERNLLHSLGEMVRLQLDRKRTQAALREAHDVLEQRVLDRTSELTTANLLLSREVAQRKEAEAKLEKLIAEIQRNHDDLIAILNQLHIGTALTDQDGKVTFLSQAAQQLCGKANFPHSGESWQALFDDPSYHAQIEDMVNRPTGERERILVRMPAVGGECTRWINVDVRDDPRDPERKMFFLYDASEVQTLRQLLGETGKYQDLIGTSHSMQLVFQQIQDFSRVDSTILIEGETGTGKELVARAIHQASHRNAFPFIAVNCAGLTEALVASQLFGHKRGAFTGAVSDQQGLIEAAEGGTLFLDEIGDIPLTVQTSLLRVLQEWEITRLGESRLRKVDVRVLAATHHNLANDVTAGTFRADLLYRIRVGRVLLPALRERREDIPSLISHFLNQYRATTGRPVEAVSNEALRLLIAYAWPGNVRELKHAIEFAVIRCPQTIIRPQDLPPEVFDQDERLLVMPSEEMTPSHEKEKILSALKQTGGNRSAAAKLLGIARLTLYRRMSRLGISARR